From a single Terriglobia bacterium genomic region:
- a CDS encoding TraM recognition domain-containing protein: protein MRIPKALQKLTRDLVEHRLLISLGLSAASGLVLRSLFPIQQSDPLMRLIAIERPIIYQELTWSYAMFLYSTPFLVSSILFSLAYVHFYAPDLNQSAGRLPVLPDPRTRRDLFLVVGEIHQQLKPEQSPAPHWLALPERGLYTGIAVVGAIGSGKTQAFILPAMRQLFAYRANDPERKLSGIVLEVKGDLCRQLSAILRECGREQDYVEVSLDGDMRYNPLNNDLDPYAQAYNIASIITSIWGRGKEPFWQQSYTDLVRYVILLHRIRDGYVTLVDVFRTVISSNALERMLIKLGRSFVDVRYVGIDKAVYLRHEASLRKFGFERRDDSDEYRARWTEELDAILTRETGATATLYVRHCGDASARERFRSVDYWYWEHWKFFRSEVKTSIIQGIAVFLSLFETDPDVRRVFCPPKEMYEGQRCDNDPHGRVLAPFDELIESGKVVGLNFPVALNPALAKVIGTMMKIDYQRAVQLRIPKMDAEPDRHFRPTVFICDEYQNYATVGGDNPTGDERFLSISRQPKCIPIVATQSVSSLKEALPNEGVKTLLQAFRTKVFLSTSDPDTARFASEICGKTDRTRISYSVSESSSNANVGWLSGRTSSNKGSVSASKQYQKHKEPLFDERVFFELKNAQAIIAAFDGISPRPATYCYLKPDFLPIDMTWFEQERIGFDPRKVQR, encoded by the coding sequence ATGCGTATTCCGAAAGCTCTTCAGAAACTCACTCGCGACTTGGTCGAGCACCGCTTACTGATCTCGCTCGGCCTGAGCGCGGCCAGTGGCTTGGTGCTTCGGAGTCTGTTTCCCATCCAACAATCTGATCCGTTGATGCGGCTGATCGCAATCGAACGCCCCATCATCTATCAGGAACTGACCTGGAGCTACGCGATGTTTCTATACAGCACGCCGTTTCTCGTGAGCTCCATCCTGTTTTCGCTGGCCTACGTCCACTTCTATGCACCGGACCTAAACCAGAGTGCTGGCCGTCTTCCGGTCCTTCCTGATCCTCGCACACGGCGCGATCTGTTCCTAGTGGTCGGCGAGATCCATCAGCAGTTGAAGCCGGAACAGTCACCGGCCCCACATTGGCTGGCCTTGCCCGAGCGTGGCCTCTACACCGGGATCGCCGTAGTTGGGGCCATCGGTTCCGGCAAAACTCAGGCATTTATCCTTCCGGCAATGCGGCAGCTCTTCGCCTACCGAGCCAATGATCCCGAGCGCAAACTCTCCGGCATCGTTCTTGAAGTCAAGGGCGATCTTTGCCGGCAACTGAGCGCAATTCTCCGCGAGTGCGGACGGGAACAGGATTACGTCGAGGTTTCGCTCGACGGCGATATGCGCTACAACCCGCTGAACAACGATCTTGACCCCTACGCCCAGGCGTACAACATTGCCTCCATCATCACCTCGATCTGGGGAAGGGGAAAGGAACCCTTCTGGCAGCAGTCGTACACGGACCTTGTCCGGTACGTGATTCTGCTGCATCGCATCCGTGATGGATACGTCACGCTCGTCGATGTCTTCCGCACTGTCATCAGCTCCAACGCGCTGGAGCGGATGTTAATCAAACTCGGGCGCAGTTTCGTTGACGTCCGCTATGTGGGAATCGACAAGGCTGTGTATTTGCGGCACGAGGCGTCATTGCGAAAGTTCGGCTTTGAGCGAAGGGACGATTCGGACGAGTATAGAGCTCGCTGGACCGAGGAACTGGACGCAATTCTGACCCGCGAGACCGGAGCGACCGCAACCTTATATGTACGTCATTGCGGTGATGCTTCGGCACGTGAGCGGTTCAGAAGCGTGGACTACTGGTACTGGGAGCATTGGAAGTTCTTCCGCTCCGAGGTCAAGACGTCGATCATTCAAGGTATCGCCGTTTTCCTGTCGCTGTTCGAAACCGATCCGGATGTGCGGCGCGTCTTCTGCCCGCCGAAGGAAATGTACGAAGGCCAGCGATGCGACAACGATCCGCATGGCCGCGTGTTGGCTCCCTTCGATGAACTGATCGAGTCTGGCAAGGTTGTCGGACTGAACTTCCCCGTGGCCCTCAACCCGGCATTGGCGAAAGTCATCGGCACCATGATGAAGATCGACTATCAGCGCGCCGTGCAACTGCGCATCCCCAAGATGGACGCCGAGCCCGACCGCCATTTTCGCCCGACGGTATTCATCTGTGACGAGTACCAGAACTACGCCACGGTGGGTGGGGACAATCCCACGGGCGACGAACGGTTCCTTTCCATCTCCCGGCAGCCGAAGTGCATTCCCATTGTAGCCACGCAGAGCGTCTCGTCACTGAAGGAGGCCCTGCCGAATGAGGGGGTGAAGACGTTACTCCAGGCATTTCGCACAAAGGTCTTCTTGTCCACTTCCGATCCCGACACAGCGCGTTTCGCATCGGAGATCTGTGGCAAGACCGACCGCACTCGGATCAGCTACTCCGTTTCCGAATCCAGCTCCAACGCCAACGTCGGCTGGCTCAGTGGCCGCACGTCTTCCAATAAAGGATCAGTCTCGGCCTCCAAGCAGTACCAGAAGCACAAAGAGCCGCTGTTTGACGAGCGGGTGTTCTTTGAATTAAAGAATGCGCAGGCCATCATCGCAGCCTTTGACGGCATCAGCCCAAGACCTGCCACCTACTGCTACCTCAAACCCGACTTCCTTCCCATCGACATGACCTGGTTCGAGCAGGAGCGGATCGGCTTCGATCCCCGGAAGGTGCAGCGATGA
- a CDS encoding ATPase, T2SS/T4P/T4SS family: MSFEVILPFLKPIKHLLEAETVSEIMINPDSTVWIEEDGQIQALPGIRFEDGALLTSLEVIANRYGKKLDADSPIMNLRLPDGSRMAALIPPVVHPRPMMTIRKFTSRGFTMSDLVDRKMLTEDQACILARAVQRGDNLLISGGTGSGKTTLLNVLANYIPEVDRILILEDTAELYIGKPHVVSAEAQLDTHKSPISFADLLKAALRHRPDRIIVGEIRGAEARVFLDALNTGHRGSLTTIHANGSEDGIRRLAHLAMRSSGNIRLRDIEEECRRSIQVVVHIARESGVRAVREVLQLHTYRDHEKNSRQRIPTDGALSV; encoded by the coding sequence ATGAGCTTTGAGGTGATTCTGCCGTTCCTGAAACCGATCAAGCATCTGCTCGAAGCCGAGACCGTCTCCGAGATCATGATTAATCCAGACTCGACTGTCTGGATCGAAGAAGATGGACAAATTCAAGCCTTGCCGGGGATTCGCTTCGAAGACGGTGCGCTGCTCACCAGCCTCGAGGTCATTGCGAATCGCTATGGCAAGAAGCTCGACGCGGATTCGCCGATCATGAATCTCCGGCTGCCCGACGGCAGCCGGATGGCGGCTTTGATTCCTCCGGTAGTCCATCCCCGGCCTATGATGACCATTCGCAAGTTCACTTCCCGCGGTTTCACTATGTCGGATCTGGTCGATCGCAAAATGCTGACAGAAGATCAGGCTTGCATTCTGGCTCGGGCGGTCCAGCGCGGCGACAATCTTCTCATCTCTGGCGGCACGGGTTCCGGCAAAACTACGCTGCTCAATGTTCTGGCCAATTACATTCCAGAAGTGGATCGGATCCTTATTCTCGAGGATACGGCGGAGCTATATATAGGGAAGCCGCACGTCGTCTCTGCTGAAGCACAACTCGATACCCACAAAAGCCCGATCAGTTTCGCAGACTTGCTCAAGGCCGCGCTCCGTCACCGCCCCGACCGCATCATCGTTGGAGAAATTCGCGGGGCTGAGGCGCGTGTTTTTCTCGACGCCCTCAACACTGGGCATAGAGGATCACTCACCACCATCCACGCCAACGGTTCTGAAGACGGCATCCGCCGACTTGCCCATCTCGCGATGCGCAGCTCTGGGAATATTCGCCTCCGGGATATTGAGGAAGAATGCCGCCGCTCAATTCAAGTTGTGGTACACATCGCGAGGGAGAGCGGTGTCAGGGCTGTACGTGAGGTATTGCAACTTCACACATATAGGGATCATGAGAAAAACTCCAGACAACGCATTCCCACAGACGGCGCTCTCTCTGTTTAA
- a CDS encoding S8 family peptidase, which yields MPERPLLVLPTPLRVDPPKGGGGGSNLRFPSRDRQTNQFGPVFTRLRNVLGRQSGPIELRNDPTSLAPDRVIVFEIAGTIDNFLKALARIDGLEFMAEYETDFTPDENFAVVDGRKGKEGQDRTDKSVSGRFYLAMPDTQALNELVRLWERWVAGRKLGTGYAPFAHLFLQLRDLRPWSAQDRIPEETVSYWREETARNPNQPVRTEVELWFRNTEARRRTASQTLANIVAAANGRVVHEAIIPEIAYHGALVDIPAAEVQNLVDHGAVNLALADDVMFLRPQSTLAAPMEIEAAADGAANPQVAQAAAAQPIAALLDGVPVQAHSLLDGRLILDDPDDLQNRAIVRHRLHGTAMASLILHGDRNAAGVPMQRPLYVRPVLITDENGYEHTDKERLVIDTVYRAIVRIKGSEGQEAAAPSVFLVNLSLGDVRRPFTRMVSPLARLLDFLSDRYNILFLVSGGNVQTPLAIPDFQDWTPFTQAQPEARERAVLKALNAAKHERTILSPAESLNAVTIGAQHHDDLIQRQGGQNAVDPFQDNALPNISSGLGLGYRRMIKPDIYLPGGREFVRMKRTGNGLEVSVGAPQRLYGLKAAAPDPSGQGRLDYTALSDGTSSATALGTRAAHQIFDALMDREGGSMLADIEPEFYAVLVKCLLLHSARWNGNDELLKEICGPEDKRRHVERAENACRFIGFGVPTIAEVIECSENRATLAGFGTLPPDSAYRYRIPLPACLERVTDPRSLTVTVAWFSPIRAGHQSYRCVRLEAAPVQKPLVVLGVERWSSQPADQSVKRGSVFHERFEGAAAVPFIDDGHLTLQVWCKEDAGLIEGELIRYAVAVTLQAGTPIPVYDQIQQRLRVRPQPRG from the coding sequence ATGCCTGAGCGTCCGCTGCTGGTCCTGCCGACGCCTCTTAGGGTCGATCCCCCAAAGGGCGGCGGCGGCGGGAGTAATCTGCGATTCCCGTCGAGGGACAGGCAGACAAATCAATTCGGTCCCGTGTTCACCAGGCTGCGCAACGTTCTCGGCAGACAGTCCGGACCAATTGAGCTGCGAAACGATCCCACCAGCCTTGCGCCTGATCGCGTTATCGTTTTTGAAATCGCCGGCACGATCGATAACTTTCTGAAAGCTCTTGCCCGCATTGACGGACTGGAGTTCATGGCGGAGTACGAGACGGATTTTACCCCAGATGAGAACTTCGCCGTCGTCGACGGTCGCAAAGGAAAAGAGGGACAGGATCGCACCGACAAGAGCGTCTCTGGACGCTTCTATTTAGCGATGCCTGACACCCAGGCCTTGAATGAGCTTGTGAGGCTTTGGGAGCGCTGGGTCGCGGGCCGCAAGCTCGGTACCGGCTATGCTCCCTTCGCTCACCTCTTCCTGCAGCTTCGTGATCTCCGGCCTTGGAGCGCGCAGGATCGCATTCCAGAAGAGACGGTCTCATATTGGCGCGAAGAGACGGCTCGCAACCCTAATCAACCAGTCCGTACTGAGGTCGAACTATGGTTTCGAAATACTGAAGCCCGCCGCCGAACTGCCTCACAGACGCTCGCAAACATAGTGGCAGCGGCGAACGGGCGGGTTGTTCACGAAGCTATCATTCCCGAGATCGCCTATCACGGCGCTTTGGTCGATATTCCTGCAGCCGAAGTTCAAAATCTTGTCGATCATGGCGCTGTTAACCTTGCGCTCGCCGATGATGTGATGTTTCTCCGGCCCCAAAGTACCCTCGCAGCACCAATGGAGATTGAGGCCGCCGCTGACGGGGCAGCCAATCCTCAAGTGGCGCAGGCGGCAGCGGCGCAACCAATAGCAGCTCTCCTCGACGGTGTTCCGGTGCAGGCGCACTCATTGCTGGACGGTCGCCTCATCCTCGACGACCCCGATGATCTGCAAAATCGCGCTATCGTCAGGCATCGTCTCCATGGCACGGCTATGGCGTCGCTCATTCTCCACGGAGATCGAAACGCCGCTGGTGTGCCGATGCAACGTCCTTTATACGTGCGGCCCGTGCTGATCACCGACGAAAATGGTTACGAGCACACGGACAAGGAACGGCTGGTTATCGACACGGTTTATCGTGCCATCGTGCGCATCAAGGGGTCTGAAGGCCAGGAAGCAGCGGCGCCTTCAGTATTTCTCGTCAATCTTTCATTGGGAGATGTCCGCCGTCCGTTCACGAGAATGGTCAGCCCTCTGGCCCGATTGCTCGACTTCCTCTCAGATCGTTACAACATTCTTTTTTTAGTGAGCGGCGGAAACGTCCAAACTCCCCTGGCGATACCGGACTTCCAAGACTGGACACCATTTACGCAGGCTCAGCCCGAAGCAAGAGAACGTGCGGTCCTCAAGGCACTGAACGCTGCCAAGCATGAGCGAACCATATTATCCCCCGCAGAATCACTGAATGCCGTCACAATTGGCGCCCAGCACCATGACGATCTTATTCAGCGTCAGGGGGGACAAAATGCCGTTGATCCTTTTCAGGACAACGCCCTCCCGAATATCAGCTCTGGCCTAGGATTGGGGTACCGTAGGATGATCAAGCCGGACATCTACTTGCCCGGAGGACGCGAGTTCGTCCGAATGAAAAGGACCGGCAACGGCCTTGAAGTCTCAGTCGGTGCTCCGCAACGCCTCTACGGATTGAAGGCCGCCGCACCTGACCCTTCGGGCCAAGGTCGACTGGACTATACAGCACTTAGCGACGGGACGAGTTCAGCTACTGCTCTTGGCACGCGGGCTGCTCACCAAATTTTCGATGCGCTGATGGATCGGGAAGGCGGTTCAATGCTCGCGGACATCGAGCCGGAGTTTTATGCTGTGCTCGTAAAGTGTCTCCTCCTGCATAGCGCCAGGTGGAACGGGAACGATGAGCTACTCAAAGAAATATGCGGGCCGGAGGATAAAAGGAGGCACGTTGAAAGAGCGGAAAATGCCTGCCGATTTATCGGTTTTGGCGTGCCGACTATTGCCGAAGTGATCGAGTGTTCTGAAAACAGAGCGACCCTTGCTGGCTTTGGCACCCTGCCACCGGACAGCGCGTACCGTTACCGTATTCCCTTGCCAGCCTGTCTCGAACGGGTAACTGATCCACGGTCGCTGACGGTTACGGTTGCATGGTTTTCACCCATCAGGGCTGGCCACCAGAGTTACCGATGCGTCCGACTAGAGGCAGCGCCGGTGCAAAAGCCGCTTGTGGTGCTTGGCGTGGAACGCTGGAGCAGTCAACCAGCTGACCAATCCGTGAAGCGCGGCAGCGTATTCCACGAACGATTCGAGGGCGCCGCAGCGGTCCCATTCATCGATGATGGGCACCTCACATTACAGGTCTGGTGCAAAGAAGATGCTGGGCTTATTGAAGGCGAACTGATCCGATACGCAGTTGCCGTGACCCTTCAAGCCGGAACACCGATTCCAGTCTACGACCAGATTCAACAACGGTTACGCGTTCGGCCCCAGCCTCGCGGATAG
- a CDS encoding ATP-binding protein, whose amino-acid sequence MARSDLLVSLVKAGTSGDARVFRTTAEAIIAEERAKRHSVLADRLTKAIQVNGNGIHALSAVVDTANRGRDFISEITPQRRMEELILPSATRQAIGELIEEQQRADVLRAHSLEPRHRVLLVGEPGTGKTTLAEAIAESVAVPLFVVRYEAMIGSYLGETAARLKRIFDYARTTPCVLFFDEFDAIGKERGDTHETGEIKRVVTSLLMQIDELPSYTIVAAATNHPELLDRAAWRRFQLRLDLPLPTQKALAAYIGSFAEKFGEPLNYSPSIIAKTLGLISYAEAEEFCLDMRRRQILAMGQTSLKIIVAEQLKIWKSQARRTLLPRQRSRNA is encoded by the coding sequence ATGGCACGAAGTGATCTCCTCGTCTCTCTAGTCAAGGCTGGAACTAGCGGTGATGCGCGCGTATTTCGCACCACTGCTGAAGCCATAATCGCCGAGGAGCGTGCCAAGCGCCACAGTGTTCTAGCTGATCGCCTCACGAAAGCGATCCAGGTTAACGGCAACGGGATTCACGCACTCTCGGCGGTGGTGGACACGGCCAATCGCGGGAGGGATTTCATCTCCGAGATCACGCCTCAACGGCGCATGGAAGAACTGATTCTGCCAAGCGCAACGCGGCAAGCCATCGGAGAGCTAATCGAGGAACAGCAGCGCGCCGACGTGTTGCGGGCACATAGCCTGGAACCCCGACACCGCGTGCTGCTCGTTGGCGAGCCGGGCACCGGCAAGACGACGCTCGCTGAGGCGATTGCTGAGTCTGTCGCGGTTCCGCTTTTTGTGGTTCGCTACGAAGCCATGATCGGCAGCTACCTGGGAGAAACGGCGGCTCGGTTAAAGCGAATTTTCGATTACGCCCGCACAACACCATGCGTTTTGTTCTTTGACGAGTTTGATGCCATCGGCAAAGAGCGAGGCGACACCCATGAAACTGGTGAAATCAAGCGCGTTGTCACATCACTCCTTATGCAGATTGACGAACTGCCCAGCTACACAATCGTTGCTGCCGCTACAAACCACCCCGAATTGCTCGATCGAGCGGCCTGGCGGCGCTTTCAGTTGCGCCTGGATCTCCCGTTGCCAACGCAAAAGGCACTTGCCGCATATATCGGCAGCTTTGCCGAAAAGTTCGGAGAACCGCTCAATTATTCTCCCAGCATAATTGCGAAAACACTCGGCCTCATAAGCTATGCGGAGGCTGAAGAGTTCTGTCTCGATATGCGGCGGCGACAAATACTCGCGATGGGACAAACGAGTTTGAAGATTATCGTCGCTGAGCAACTGAAAATCTGGAAGTCTCAGGCGCGAAGGACGCTGCTACCACGACAGAGGAGCCGTAATGCCTGA
- a CDS encoding LysR substrate-binding domain-containing protein: MVDFGFMQAQVYVAIVAEEGSFSRAARRLHTSQSFVTKRISNLERTLGARLFGRSTRRLELTEAGRMLLPEVQLALRHSERAWELARYSARIATGPIRVGYSPYINGALVPLLYELNLSELEVQRTDTAGLPQARPELASSNTPDLVEQVLRGQLQVGLGIQPVQDLDLWVKPVAREAFCICVPKNHGFAQRTSIAVRDLDGQSLFWFPRKLHSAFHDHTVEYVQSTGAHPVLHEIGSTIQALDAVARGLGLALFPSGASRLTRAGVVFKPITDRFLQIETSIFARRDLLRGGLQDFVMFLASRLQSPKLILR; encoded by the coding sequence ATGGTGGATTTCGGGTTCATGCAAGCACAGGTGTACGTCGCGATTGTCGCCGAAGAAGGCAGCTTTTCGAGGGCCGCTCGACGCCTGCATACCTCCCAGTCATTTGTGACAAAGAGGATTTCAAATCTGGAACGCACTCTCGGCGCCAGGCTCTTCGGGCGGTCCACGCGGCGACTGGAATTGACTGAAGCGGGAAGAATGCTGCTACCGGAGGTGCAACTTGCACTCCGACACTCTGAGCGAGCATGGGAACTGGCTCGATATTCGGCGCGAATCGCCACCGGTCCAATTCGTGTTGGGTATTCTCCATACATCAATGGCGCGCTTGTGCCTCTGCTCTACGAATTGAATCTCTCGGAACTTGAAGTGCAGCGCACTGATACCGCGGGTCTCCCACAAGCGCGGCCAGAGTTAGCGAGCAGCAACACTCCAGACCTGGTCGAGCAAGTCCTACGAGGACAACTTCAGGTGGGACTGGGCATTCAGCCAGTCCAAGACCTGGATCTTTGGGTGAAGCCGGTCGCACGGGAAGCATTTTGCATTTGCGTTCCGAAGAACCATGGATTTGCGCAACGAACTTCGATTGCGGTGCGTGATCTGGACGGGCAGTCGCTCTTCTGGTTCCCTCGAAAACTACATTCTGCGTTTCATGATCATACCGTTGAATATGTCCAAAGCACGGGGGCACATCCGGTCTTGCATGAAATAGGTTCCACGATCCAGGCGCTCGACGCGGTGGCTCGTGGCCTCGGTCTCGCTTTGTTTCCGAGTGGAGCGTCGCGCCTGACTCGCGCGGGAGTTGTGTTTAAACCGATCACAGATCGCTTCCTGCAGATTGAAACTTCGATATTTGCTCGGCGAGATCTGCTGCGTGGTGGCCTTCAGGACTTTGTGATGTTCCTGGCGTCGCGTCTGCAAAGTCCGAAGTTGATTCTTCGCTGA
- a CDS encoding PAS domain S-box protein produces MNSHRREPLPRQTPNLGWRITSFLASGAAIILLALIYAAKMHKLETFVALLAASSLVFCVLILLHARFLYLARQQQRQTTAALDETEREFQSIFENALDAILILDDRGISVDANPAAQQLLGTVQSELVGQPLATFFKDAAEFGDFWEDLRKQKRDQGYAELMRRDGSGSFVEFTAKADFLPGKHVMILRDITRRRQAEEEVKKNLAMARSAWSEADAMRRATLAMTQDLRMDFVLDTLLQSLRQLVPYEAAQVLLVEADLRLFLGREAVPEDDSELGLKCPMTLDAADYPIMQQVLTTQDGVLLLDTQKTSEWRPIEGHTEIRSWLAVPLIASQRNLGILSLVHTEPNSFTHEHLRLAKSIAIPAAVAIQNARLYERAEIYGEELERSLSDLRKAKQALEQSEEHRRASEDRFQKVFRSSPIAFSVTTLADGRYVDVNEAFERRYGYTRTELLGRTSPEIGIWNDPTERTRLVEQVRHGIAVRNAVTRLRTKSGELIATAYSADCIELDGQTCLLVVSEDVIQSGPQQYN; encoded by the coding sequence GTGAACTCTCATCGCCGCGAACCTCTTCCGCGTCAAACACCTAATCTCGGCTGGAGAATAACCTCATTTCTGGCTTCCGGCGCGGCGATCATTCTGCTCGCACTCATTTATGCGGCGAAGATGCACAAATTGGAAACATTTGTGGCGCTCCTGGCCGCGTCATCCTTGGTGTTCTGTGTCTTGATTCTTCTACACGCACGGTTCCTGTACTTGGCACGGCAGCAGCAGCGGCAGACCACGGCAGCCCTTGATGAAACCGAGCGCGAGTTTCAATCCATCTTTGAAAATGCACTAGATGCAATTTTGATTCTCGATGACCGAGGCATCAGTGTGGACGCGAATCCTGCGGCTCAACAATTGCTTGGCACTGTGCAATCCGAGCTGGTCGGCCAACCGCTGGCAACCTTCTTCAAGGACGCTGCGGAGTTCGGCGATTTTTGGGAAGATCTGAGGAAACAAAAGCGCGATCAAGGGTACGCCGAACTCATGCGACGGGACGGATCAGGATCATTCGTAGAATTCACGGCAAAAGCGGACTTCCTGCCCGGCAAGCATGTGATGATTCTTCGAGATATCACGCGGCGGCGGCAGGCAGAAGAAGAGGTTAAAAAGAACTTGGCAATGGCTCGGTCTGCCTGGTCGGAAGCCGATGCCATGCGCAGAGCAACCCTTGCTATGACGCAGGATCTTCGGATGGATTTTGTCCTGGATACGCTGCTTCAGTCTCTGCGACAGTTAGTGCCTTATGAAGCCGCCCAGGTCCTGCTTGTCGAGGCGGATTTACGGCTGTTTCTGGGGCGAGAAGCGGTGCCGGAGGATGACTCAGAACTAGGCCTGAAATGTCCGATGACACTGGATGCGGCAGACTATCCGATCATGCAGCAGGTTTTGACAACTCAGGATGGCGTCCTGCTTCTTGATACTCAGAAAACATCGGAATGGCGACCTATTGAGGGACATACGGAGATAAGGTCTTGGCTAGCCGTGCCCCTGATTGCGTCCCAGCGAAACCTCGGGATACTTTCTCTCGTACATACAGAGCCAAACAGTTTCACGCACGAACACCTCAGACTCGCCAAGTCAATCGCGATTCCAGCGGCCGTTGCAATTCAGAATGCCCGGCTTTACGAGCGCGCCGAGATCTACGGCGAAGAACTTGAGCGGAGCCTGTCTGATCTCCGCAAAGCAAAACAAGCACTCGAGCAATCCGAAGAGCATCGCAGAGCTTCCGAGGATCGCTTCCAAAAAGTCTTCCGATCGAGCCCAATCGCGTTTTCCGTGACCACGCTTGCAGATGGTCGATATGTCGATGTGAATGAGGCCTTCGAGCGTCGGTACGGCTACACGCGCACCGAATTGCTGGGTCGAACCTCACCTGAGATTGGGATTTGGAATGATCCCACAGAACGCACTCGGTTGGTGGAACAGGTGCGGCACGGAATAGCGGTCCGAAACGCCGTGACAAGACTTCGGACAAAATCGGGCGAGCTGATTGCCACGGCATATTCGGCGGATTGTATTGAGCTAGACGGGCAAACATGCCTTCTGGTCGTTTCAGAAGATGTCATACAGTCTGGCCCACAACAGTACAACTAA
- a CDS encoding helix-turn-helix transcriptional regulator has protein sequence MFRERLRALREAKGLSQGQLEEKIGREANYITRVETGRIDSPPLDVIAAIARELGVSMSDLFFFEGTDDTPEAIREKIHRLIETDDIKRLRTYYRLMLVSDER, from the coding sequence TTGTTTCGGGAACGTCTCCGCGCGCTTCGTGAGGCCAAAGGGTTGAGTCAGGGCCAACTGGAGGAGAAGATCGGGCGAGAGGCGAACTACATCACGAGAGTCGAAACAGGCCGCATCGATTCGCCTCCACTGGATGTCATTGCTGCTATCGCTCGTGAATTGGGAGTGTCAATGAGCGACCTCTTCTTCTTTGAAGGCACTGACGACACTCCTGAGGCAATCCGTGAGAAGATTCATCGTCTCATCGAAACCGATGACATTAAGCGACTCCGCACATACTACCGGCTAATGCTTGTGTCCGACGAAAGGTAA
- a CDS encoding helix-turn-helix transcriptional regulator: protein MVKRRRQVQPRSGPEKALGDALRKIRKSRGLSQMDLYMESGIDRTYISAVERGVQSPTIRMIVRFAQCLNVRPSELVRRMEQSRLYTA, encoded by the coding sequence ATGGTAAAGCGGCGCAGACAAGTTCAGCCTCGATCCGGACCTGAGAAGGCGCTTGGGGACGCCTTGCGAAAAATCCGCAAGAGCCGAGGACTGTCCCAAATGGACTTGTATATGGAGAGCGGGATTGACAGAACGTACATAAGCGCTGTGGAACGCGGAGTCCAGAGTCCAACCATCAGAATGATTGTCCGGTTTGCTCAATGCTTGAACGTGCGGCCGTCTGAACTAGTACGCCGCATGGAGCAATCCAGGCTGTACACGGCGTAA
- a CDS encoding sigma-70 family RNA polymerase sigma factor, with amino-acid sequence MSSEAVRYFLRVLGSDIERSCAEIEDARQSSMDEGRPQILGESISTSDITKLVAQPTSRSTVNSDEVLIARVCGGDREALAQLFRRYACLVRTVANRILRDVSEADDLLQEIFLFINRKCEMFDSSKGSARSWIVQITYHRAIDRRRYLSSRHFYTQVDIDGPAMEVPDPRADILPYDQSMEGVLGRSALERIEKSLSQDQWTTMQLYFFQGFSIDEIAEHLGQSAGNVRNHYYRGLEKVRKQMLSMKLRVD; translated from the coding sequence ATGAGCTCGGAGGCTGTCCGCTATTTTCTTCGTGTCCTGGGAAGCGATATAGAGAGAAGCTGCGCGGAAATAGAAGATGCTCGGCAGTCGTCAATGGACGAAGGTAGACCGCAGATCCTTGGAGAATCGATCTCGACGTCGGACATCACGAAGCTTGTTGCTCAGCCCACCTCGCGCTCCACTGTGAACTCGGACGAAGTCTTGATCGCACGAGTTTGCGGCGGCGACAGGGAGGCACTCGCGCAACTCTTCCGGCGATATGCATGTCTGGTCCGCACAGTCGCCAACCGTATCTTGCGTGACGTGTCGGAAGCAGACGACCTGCTTCAAGAAATCTTTCTCTTTATCAACCGGAAGTGCGAGATGTTCGACAGCTCGAAAGGTTCGGCTCGCTCCTGGATCGTGCAGATCACCTACCATCGGGCGATCGATCGCCGTCGCTATCTCTCTTCGCGCCACTTCTATACGCAGGTGGACATTGATGGCCCTGCGATGGAGGTCCCCGATCCGCGCGCGGACATCCTCCCTTACGACCAATCGATGGAGGGAGTATTGGGAAGGTCCGCGCTGGAAAGGATCGAGAAATCACTCTCCCAGGATCAGTGGACGACAATGCAGCTCTATTTCTTCCAAGGCTTTTCGATTGACGAGATTGCCGAACACCTCGGCCAGTCAGCAGGAAACGTCAGAAATCACTATTACCGGGGTCTCGAGAAAGTGCGCAAGCAAATGCTCTCAATGAAATTGCGGGTCGATTGA